DNA from Acidobacteriota bacterium:
GCCGAGGGCGCCGCCGCAGAGTGCCAGCAGCACGCTTTCGGTGAGCAATTGCCGCAGGATGCGGCCGCGACTGGCGCCCAACGCCAGACGCACACAAATTTCCTTTTGCCGCACAGCCGCGCGCGATAGCAGCAGACTGGCGAGATTCACCACCGCAAGCAGCAGGATGAGGCCGACCAAGGCCAGCAGCGCCAGCAGCGGGGCGGAAAACTGGCCGCGAGCGGCCGAGGCTCCGCGGGCGCCACTCGAGAGCTGCAGCCGCTGGCTGAGCACCGACTGGCGGATTTGGCCGGAGGCGGCACCCATTTGGGATTGCAGCGCTTGCTGGAAAATGGCGTTGCTTTGGGCTTGCGCGGCGGCCAGCGTGACGCCGGGTTTCAGGCGGCCGATGACTTGCAGCCACATGAAACGCGAGACGCCAGGCGGGTTATGGAGCAAGTCCCGGCCCGGCAATGCTTGCGCCTGCATGGCGATGGGCATCCAGAGGTCGGGCTCGAGGCCAACGTCCGTACCGAAAAATCCGGGCGGGGCGATGCCGATGATGGTGAAGCTATTGCCGTGCAACGTAAAGGTACGGCCGATAACGTCTGGATTGCGGTGAAAGCGCTGGTTCCAGTAACCGTAACGCATGAGGGCGACCGGGTCGGCGCCGGGCTTAAGCGCCTGCTGATCGGCAAAAGTTCGACCACGATAGGCCGGCACTCCCAATACGTTGAAATAATTATTCGAGACTAATTCAATACGGGCAAGTTCAGGAGTGGCGGACTCGCCTGAGCGGCTCCAATTCACAAGAGTGCGCGGATGTTCGGTGCCAAAGGCGGCCAAGCCGCGGAAGGAAGTATCGGCGGCGCGCAATTGCTGGTATTCCGGATAGGCGAGCTTGCCGCGGCGGCCACCGCTCGTGCCCAGGCTGAGACCGTCCTGCGCCGGATCAGTGAGCATGACGAGCTGACTGGGATGGCTGACCGGCAGCGGCTGCAGCAAAACGGCATTGACCAGCGTGAAGATCGCCGCATTGGCGCCAATGCCGAGGGCCAGCGTGAGCAACGCAACGGCGGTAAAACCGGGCGTTTTGAGCAGCATCCGGCAGGCAAGGCGGAGGTCACGCAGCATACTACTGGCTATACGCGGGAAGCGGCTTACCGAGTTCCGTTAATGTAGAAAGGATCCCAGCAGCATGGTCCAGCCGGGCAGCAGCTCGGGGGCATCCATGTATTCGCCACGATCGGCGGAGCGAACCTCGGGTTGGATGCCCGGCTTGGTGAACAGGTGGGCCTCGCCATATTCTGGATACAATACCCAGACTCGGACAGTGCCCGCGGCCAAGTACTGGTTCACTTTTCCCTGCATGGCGCCAGGGCGGTCGCTGCTCGATATAATTTCAACGGCCAGATCGGGCGCCATCGGCTGCACGTTCAGGCTTTCATATTCCGTTTGAAAGCGCTCGGCGCGAATGAATGCCACATCGGGGCGCCGTACCGTATCTGGGCCGAGCTGAAAATCGCTTTCGCTTGTAACCACGCCCATTGGGTGATCGCGCAGCCATGCGCGTAACGAGGCGTTGATGAGATCGCGGATTTCGTTGTGCCGGAAGGTTGGTGCAGCGCACACGACCAGCTCTCCTTCGCTCAGCTCGTAGGGCGCGCCCTCGGGCAGGGCCATGTAGTCGGCCAGCGTCCAAGCGGTTTTGGTCGCCATGAGGGTAGTTTACTCCTGGCGCAGCGCCTGCAAGGGGTCGACGCGGCTGGCACGAAGGGCGGGCAAATAGCCGGCGAGACTGGCTACCGCCGCCAGAAGAACCACGGCGGCGGCAAGCGAAGCGGGATCGAAATAGCTAAGACCAAAGAGGTGGATCTGGCTGGAGACAATTTTGCCGCCGCCGAGCGCCGCGGGTATGCCGATGATCACGCCGACGGCGACCAGCAGTAGCGTTTCGCCCAGGATCATGCGCACGACGGCGCTGCGGCTGGCGCCCAGCGCCAGGCGAACGCCCAACTCGCTGGTGCGCCGGGCGACGCTATAGGCCATGACGCCGTACAGGCCGATAGCGGCCAACAGCAGCGCCAGCAGGCCGAAGAAGCCACTGAGGCGGGCGAGCATTTTCTGCGTGGCCAGGGAGGCGTCCACCATTTCTGCCATCGTGCCTAAGTCGCCGAATTGCACGTTGCTATCGAGCGAGCGCACGGTGCGACGCACGCCCTGCGTCACCGCGGCGGCGGGGCCGGAGCTGCGGACGAAGATGCGGGCGTCGGTATTGGCCTGGCCCGGCAAGCCGTTGAAGAAGGATAAATAGAAGCGGGGCGGCGTTTTTTCTGACAGGCTGTTGTATTTGGCGTCGGCGCAAACGCCCACAACCGTGAAGACCGCGCCGTGATCGTCGGGATAGATATCGTGGATTTGCCGGCCGAGCGGATTGCGGCCGGCGAAGAAGCGCTTCTGCATGGTCTGGTTGATCACAGTGTATTTCACGCCGCTGGTCGCATCCTGAGGGGTGAAGCCGCGGCCGAGCAGGATGGGAATGCCCACCGTCTGAAAATATCCGGTAGAGACTTCGTCTGCGCGGGCGCCGCTTCCCTGCCGACCATTGGGCGGCGTATAGCCGTCGACGGCGACGGGCAGACCCATTTCGCTGTGGGCGAACAGGCCATCAACACTAAACGCCGCGCCGCTGACGCCCGGCAGCGCGCGCAGACGATCGAGAAGATGGTGAAAGTAGGCCGTGGCGGCAGCGCCTTTGTAGCCGGCGGTATTGGTATTCACCCCGAAAAGCGAGAGGCCTTGTGCCTCGAAGCCGAGAGGCACGTCCTGCAATTGGCTCAGACTGCGGACGAACAGGCCCGCGCCCACCAGCAGCACGATGGAGAGCGCGATCTGCGCGATGACCAGCACCTTGCCGAGGCGCAGGCGCTGATGGACGCTGCGCCCCTGTGCTTGCAAGGTGTTATTCAGATTCGTGCGCGACAGACGGAGCGCGGGAAGAAGGCCAAACAGAACGCCACTGAAGAGGCACAAAATGGCGATGAAACCGAGCACGCGCCAGTCTGGCGCAAGGCTAAGACTCATCGCGGTCCGCCCCGCGCCGGAGCCGGCCATCGCCAAAAGCAGATGCTCGCCCCAGAACGCCAACACCACGCCCAGCAGTCCACCCACGACCGCGAGCAAGACGCTTTCGGTCAGAAGCTGACGGATGATGCGGCTCCGGCCGGCGCCGAGCGCCAGGCGCACGCTGACTTCTTTTTGCCGTGCCGTGGCACGCGCCAGTTGCAAGCTGGCGAGGTTCACGATAGCTTCCGCCAGAACCAGACCCACGAGCGCCAGCAGGGCCCAGAGCGGATCGGCAAACTGGCCGCGCAAGCTGGAAGCACCGGTACGGCCGCTGGAAAGTTTCAAGTGCTGGGTCAGCAGGTTGCGGCGGGTTTGCGCATCCGCGGCCGCGCCCGCCTGCTGCTCGATGACGTGATGGAAAATCGAGTTGCTGGCGGCCTCTGCCGCCGTCAGCGAGACATCGGGCTTGCGCCGGCCGAGAACCTGGAGCCACATCGCGCGCGATACGCCGGGTGGGTTGTGCAGCAGATCGCGGCCGGGGCGAACGTCGAGTTGCATACTCAGGGGAAACCACAAATCCGGCGCCTGACCCACGCTCTCGCCAAAGAACCCGGGCGGAGTAACGCCGATGACCGTAAACGTGTGGCCATGCAGACGCAGTGTGCTGCCCAGCACGGCGGGGCTGCGCGCGAAGCGCTGGTTCCAGTAGGCGTAGCTCATGACCGCGACCGGGTCGGCGCCGATCTTGATGGCCGCATCAGGCGAAAACACCCGGCCGCGGAAGGCCGGAACGCCCAGCACGCTGAAGAAGTTGTTGCTGACCAATTTGGTCATGACGCGCTCGCCGCCGGCGCTGCCTGCACCCCAGGTCACCTGCTGGCGGTCTTCGCTCGATTCCGCGGCCAGCAGGCCGGCGAAGACATCGTTTTGATCGCGCAGGGCGGTGTACTCGGTGTAGGCCAGCAGGCCGCGTTGGCCGCCGGTGGTACCGAAGTCCATGCCCGAGTCAGTGGGATCGGTTAAAAACGCTAACTGCGAGGGGTTCTGCACAGGCAGCGGCCGCAGCACGATGGCGTTGATGAAGGTGAAAATGGCGGTATTGGCGCCAATGGCGAGCGCCAGCGTCAGCAACGCGACGGCCGCAAAGCCGGGCGCTTTGCGCAGGGTGCGGAGGGCGAATTTCAGGTCTTGCAGCATCTGGCAGGCTTGGACGAACCGATGGAGTCCCGGTTAGTTATACCACCGCAAGCGGAAAAGGTTCCATGCAACCAAAACGGTTGTAAAATGGTTGCATGGTGTCGATCACCTTGAAAAACGTGCCCGACGACCTGCACGTCCAGCTTAAACAAATGGCGAAGCGAGACGGCAGGAGCCTCAATCAGGAAATACTCGTACGTTTGCGCTCGGCGTTGAGCGCCGTGCCAAAACCGGCAGAGGTGAAAGCACGACTGGCAGCGCTCGACCGGCATCACCGGGCCCTACTAGCCAGCGGATATGTACCGCCGTCGCTGGATGAGATTGTGCGCATCATCCGAGAGGGCCGCGAGAGCCATTGATCGTTGTCGACGCGAACATTATCGTGTACTACTGCCTGCCCGGACCGCAAAATGAAGCGGCGAAGCTGCTGTCAGTTGTCGAGCCTGACTGGCAGGCTCCCGCGCTGTGGCGCTCGGAGTTGCGGAACGTGCTGGCTGGCAAGCTACGCCATGGCATGGCGATGTCAGCGGTGCTCGACGCGCTGTCGGATGCGGAGCGATGCATTGCCGATACGCATGAAGCGGACAGCCGGCGCGTAATGGAACTGGCCGCTACGACGCATTGCACCGCTTACGATCTCGAATATGCGGCACTGGCGCTGCAACTCCACGTAGATCTGGTCACGATGGACACGGAGCTGCTACGGGCGTTTCCGGAGATTGCGCGGCCGCTGGTTTAATTGCCGGCTCCGCCCAGCAGCGCGTTGGCTTGCGCTTGCAGGGCGTCGAGCTGGGCTTTGAGCACCTGATAGCGGGCGATGGCGTCCTGACCGATTTGCTGATCGGCGCGGTTGGTCATGCCGTAGAGATAGGTGA
Protein-coding regions in this window:
- a CDS encoding Uma2 family endonuclease, whose protein sequence is MATKTAWTLADYMALPEGAPYELSEGELVVCAAPTFRHNEIRDLINASLRAWLRDHPMGVVTSESDFQLGPDTVRRPDVAFIRAERFQTEYESLNVQPMAPDLAVEIISSSDRPGAMQGKVNQYLAAGTVRVWVLYPEYGEAHLFTKPGIQPEVRSADRGEYMDAPELLPGWTMLLGSFLH
- a CDS encoding ABC transporter permease; its protein translation is MLQDLKFALRTLRKAPGFAAVALLTLALAIGANTAIFTFINAIVLRPLPVQNPSQLAFLTDPTDSGMDFGTTGGQRGLLAYTEYTALRDQNDVFAGLLAAESSEDRQQVTWGAGSAGGERVMTKLVSNNFFSVLGVPAFRGRVFSPDAAIKIGADPVAVMSYAYWNQRFARSPAVLGSTLRLHGHTFTVIGVTPPGFFGESVGQAPDLWFPLSMQLDVRPGRDLLHNPPGVSRAMWLQVLGRRKPDVSLTAAEAASNSIFHHVIEQQAGAAADAQTRRNLLTQHLKLSSGRTGASSLRGQFADPLWALLALVGLVLAEAIVNLASLQLARATARQKEVSVRLALGAGRSRIIRQLLTESVLLAVVGGLLGVVLAFWGEHLLLAMAGSGAGRTAMSLSLAPDWRVLGFIAILCLFSGVLFGLLPALRLSRTNLNNTLQAQGRSVHQRLRLGKVLVIAQIALSIVLLVGAGLFVRSLSQLQDVPLGFEAQGLSLFGVNTNTAGYKGAAATAYFHHLLDRLRALPGVSGAAFSVDGLFAHSEMGLPVAVDGYTPPNGRQGSGARADEVSTGYFQTVGIPILLGRGFTPQDATSGVKYTVINQTMQKRFFAGRNPLGRQIHDIYPDDHGAVFTVVGVCADAKYNSLSEKTPPRFYLSFFNGLPGQANTDARIFVRSSGPAAAVTQGVRRTVRSLDSNVQFGDLGTMAEMVDASLATQKMLARLSGFFGLLALLLAAIGLYGVMAYSVARRTSELGVRLALGASRSAVVRMILGETLLLVAVGVIIGIPAALGGGKIVSSQIHLFGLSYFDPASLAAAVVLLAAVASLAGYLPALRASRVDPLQALRQE
- a CDS encoding Arc family DNA-binding protein translates to MVSITLKNVPDDLHVQLKQMAKRDGRSLNQEILVRLRSALSAVPKPAEVKARLAALDRHHRALLASGYVPPSLDEIVRIIREGRESH
- a CDS encoding PIN domain-containing protein — translated: MIVVDANIIVYYCLPGPQNEAAKLLSVVEPDWQAPALWRSELRNVLAGKLRHGMAMSAVLDALSDAERCIADTHEADSRRVMELAATTHCTAYDLEYAALALQLHVDLVTMDTELLRAFPEIARPLV